The nucleotide window GCGCCGCGCTGGAGGCCGGAGCCAGCGTGTTGAATCTGACGGGCACCGAGCACGCGGCGGAGTGTTACCCGGTGGTGGCCGAACATGGAGCCGCGGTGATATTGTGCTATGTGCAGGGGCCCAATGTGCGGGAGGTGGGCGATTTTGATTTGCAGGCGGATCCGATACCGATGATGTATGAGTATTTCGCGCGGGAGATTGAACGGGCCACGCGGGCGGGGGTGGAGCGTATTTTTATTGATCCGGGTCTGGGGTTCTACTACCGCAACCTGCAGGATAGCGCCGTCCGGGTGCGGCATCAGATGAAGGTGTTTCTGAACACCTTCCGGCTGCGCACCCTGGGATTTCCCATTTGTCACGCGCTACCGCATGCCTTTGAGTATTTTCAGGAGGAAGTGCGTTGTGCCGAGCCCTTCTTTTGCGTGCTGGCGGCGCTGGGCAAAACAGATTTGTTTCGGACGCACGAGGTGCCGCGCATTCGGGCGGTGTTGGAGACGATGCAGGTTTGGGAGTAATCGCTGACCCAGGTTGCACAAAGCGGAAACCTCCCCTTTGCGGGCTGCAAGCCGGGCGAAGCAGGGAAGCCGGCCAGTCCCCTGGCGTATGTGATTGGCAGGGTGGCGTGTTCATGCGATAGTAGGTAGGTATGAAGTTTTTTTCTGGCATGGCGAAGGCCGCGTTCTGCAGCGGCGCTTTCTGGCTGGCGGCGGTTCTGGCGG belongs to Verrucomicrobiia bacterium and includes:
- a CDS encoding dihydropteroate synthase; its protein translation is MLDLQALHNLLAAHTAAAGAQVREFDLRGRRFQFNQRPEIMGVINLSPGSWYRESVCLSAESAIRRGRVLHEQGAAVVDVGAESTLAHTERVDELRQQSLLLPVVEGLSRAGVLVSVETYHPAVARAALEAGASVLNLTGTEHAAECYPVVAEHGAAVILCYVQGPNVREVGDFDLQADPIPMMYEYFAREIERATRAGVERIFIDPGLGFYYRNLQDSAVRVRHQMKVFLNTFRLRTLGFPICHALPHAFEYFQEEVRCAEPFFCVLAALGKTDLFRTHEVPRIRAVLETMQVWE